The Apibacter raozihei DNA segment TCTCCTAAATAAAGAATATATTGATTTTCAGATTTCACCAAAAGGGCAGAACTTTTATAAGGAGTTCCATGGCTTAATTCAAAAATTTGTCCGGTAAGTTGTGTGTTGTCAATAGCAAATGTATCAAAAGCGTTAAAAGACCGGTAATAATATTTATTTAATTGGGGAAAATTACCTTCATTGGCAAAATTGATCCAGGGTCCCTCTGTGAAATAATATTTTTTTAAAATTTCGATAACCGGAGAAAGGGCATAAATGTTTTTAGGTGAATCGTCCGGAGAATTAATAATCATTCCTGAAACATGATCCAGATGTCCATGGGAAATAAAATAACCTTTAATATTATTTTTCAATAAGCTATCCGGACTTCCAGCTAAAGATTGCTTTTCAATAGCTTTTTTTATTCCGGTCCGTATAGTTCCGGCATCCAAACATAAAAATTCATTTTTGTCTTTTTCACTGATTATATATGCGGAAAGATTGTCTTCATCTAAACCTCCGTATATACCCAGAGGTATCAGGTCGAAAGTTTGCGAATGGCATAACAAGCTGAAAAGCAGTGTAAGTGTGAAAATTATATATTTCATTATTTGAATGATTATAATGATGCAAATTAAGTTATTTTAAATAAAAAAAGGCAGGTGATCCTGCCTTTTCAAAATTTATTTTCAGTTGAATCAGGGCTCAACAATTTCTTTAACGGTATCTCCGTACTTGTCAACTACTGTTGTATGAATTTTCATTAATTCCGCCCATCGTCTAAAGGCTCCCACAAAGACAAAAAGCATTAAAAGCATAGCTATTACAGCCAGGGAAGCAAGAAGGTATTGTTCTTTAGGAAGGTATATATCCACCACTTGAATATATCCTGCCCAAAAAGTGATAATAGCCATAAAGACTCCCGGAATGGCAGAACATAAAGCGTATTTTTTTCGATTCATACGAATCAGCATGGTTGTACATACAATGAGACCGCAGGCGGCTAATAATTGGTTGCTGATTCCGAACAGAGGCCAGATGCTACTCACATTACCTGTGTACACGAGATATCCCCAGGCAAAGGTGAACAGGATGCTGCTGATTATTATGCCAGGAACCCAGTTTTTATCGTTAAATTTAGGAATTACTCCTCCCAGCATTTCCTGTAGGAAAAACCGTCCTACACGAGTTCCGGCATCAATAGCAGTAAGAATAAATACAGCTTCAAACATAATGGCAAAATTGTACCAGTAAGCCATTAATTCATCCATATAAGGAATATTATTGAAAATATGTGCCATACCTACTGCCAGGGAAACCGCACCACCGGTACGTCCGTGAAGATCAATACCAATATGGTCTATAAAATACTGAAGATCGACACTATGCAAATCCGGATGTGCTGCCAGGAAGCTCTGGTAAGCATCCACTGGTGTATTGATAGCAAAATAATCTCCCGGCATCAACGTACAGGCTGCAATTAAGGCCATCAGGGCAACAAAGCCCTCTACTAACATTGCCCCATAACCAACAAATAATATTTCTTTTTCATCAGAAATCATTTTCGGTGTGGTACCTGTTGCAATAATTGCATGAAATCCGGAGATAGCTCCACAAGCAATAACAATGAATATGAAGGGTAAAACCGGTCCTCCGATCACGGGTCCTCCTCCGTTCACAAATGAAGTGATTGCAGGCATTTCAATAGTAGGGTGAACAAATATAATACCAATAGCAAGCATCAAAATAGTTCCGATTTTAAGATAAGTGGAAAGATAGTCTCTTGGAACCAATAACAGCCATACGGGTAAAACAGATGCAAGAAAGCCATAAATAGGAATGGCTATGGAAATAGTCTTAATATTCCAGTGAAACATGTCATTTAAGGTTTCATTCTGCATCAGGTGGTGCCCAGAGATGATGCCGGTGACTAATAAGACAACTCCGACAATACTGGCCAGTGTTACGCTGTCTTTTCTGTATCTCATAATTAAGCCCATCAAAACGGCAATGGGCATAGTGATAATCACTGTAAATAAAGACCATGAAGCTTCGTGCATAGCACTTATACAAGCTAGTGATAGTCCTGCCAGTGTCAGTATAAGGATAAATAAAATGGCAAAACCGGCTATGGTTCCTGTAACTGGACCAATTTCTTTCGAAGCTATAGTGGCCAAGCTCTGTCCTTTGTGTCGAACGGAAGCAAATAGTACTACCATATCGTGTACACCTCCACCCAATACGCAGCCTATAAGTATCCATAAAGCTCCGGGCAAATAACCGAACTGGGCAGCCAGTACAGGACCTACCAATGGTCCTGCAGCGGCAATAGCTGCAAAATGATGTCCAAAAAGAACATTTTTGTTGGTGGCTACATAGTCATGACCGTCAGCAAATTCAATTGCAGGCGTGACATTTTTTGAATTCAGGCGTAAAACCTTTTTAGCTATAAATATACCATAGAAACGATACGCTATGGCAAAAATCAGCACTGAGACAAATACAAGTGTCAGAGCATTAATTCCGTTTAAAAATTCCATTAATTTGTGATTTTAGATATTATATATTTATTTTGTGTTGGCAAATATAGTTTTTGATACTTATTTATGCATTATATTTTTTTATTTTCTATTTTTGTTATGATATGGCTGATTATATTAAGTTGAAATAAGAGTTCATATATTATAATGTCAGCAAATATTTTCAATCAAAATTAAAATATATGATTTTATGAACTTCGAATTGAAAAAATGGGAAGAGTCGGATGTTATGAGTCTGGTAAAACATGCCAACAATTATAACATATTTCGTTATTTAAGAGATTCCTTTCCTTTTCCGTATACAGAAAAAGACGGACAAACGTTTATTTCATTAAATCTCTATGAAAATCCGGTTAAAGAGTTTGCCATACACATAGATGGAAAAGCTGTAGGGGCTGTAGGAGTAACTCTTCAACCTGATATATACAGGAAAAGTGTTGAGATCGGCTATTGGCTTTCTGAATCATACTGGGGAAAAGGTATTATGCCGGAAGTTTTAAAAGAGATGGTAAACTATAGTTTTTCTACCTGGGATATCAGCAGAGTGTTTGCAAAGCCTTTTAGTATAAATGAACAATCTCAGAAAGTATTGGTTAAAGCAGGATTTCAATACGAAGCAACTCTGAAGAAGGCTATTTATAAAAATGATAGTTATCTGGATGAAATGATTTTTTCAGTCGTGCGATAAAAAATGGTTTATTCCATGTCAAATAATGTATAAGTTTGGGAAGAAGATTCGGTCAGAGCAATAATCCATTGGGTCCAGTTGATAATTGTAGAGGCTCTTCGATGGTACGTATTTTCTGAACGGATATTGAATAACAAACAATCCTTCATAAGCAGTATCACTAAATTTCTGTCCAGAGTTTTGTGTTTAAAGTAGTTTTTAATTGTCTGGTTAAAAATTTTATGACGAAGTATCAGTTTGCTGAATTCTAATTGTCGATTATACAAAGAAAGCGAGTAAACATTATTCCCTTTTTCAGTAAGGGTACAACCATTTTGCCCCTTACGCTGAGTGTACTGTAAAATTCCCAGATATTTTCCGGCATTTATATAATAGTCTGTCTGCCTGGGATCGAAATCATAATTTTCTGTAATCTCTTCTTTTGTCAGAAATTCACGAACTTTTAACAGCTCACCTAAATTAATAATTCTTTCAAAATTGTCGGCCTGAGGAAAAGGAATTTCTGGTTCTTCAATTAAAGATATTTGTTCAGCAATTAGAATAATGGTTTCCCTGTCTATTTGTTTATTTTTAAGAGTGTATTTTTTTTCCCTGATTAATTCCAGAGAATTGTAATGCTCAGTCTCATTAAAAAAATACTCACGTAAGTGAAAAAAACCGTTACTATAAGTCAAGAATAAAGGCACAATAGATTTTGATATTTTTTTTTGCCATAATCTGAAAGGATAATATAGCTGACGTATTAAAAAATCGTCGGATAAGTAATTTTTAGCCTCCAGTAAATACAAGTTATTTCTACCTTCATAACCGCCATCAATTTCAAGCTGGGAATTATCTACATGAACCGGAAGTTTGCCTGCACTGTGATCAATAATAAAATCAAAACAAGAAGAACTCATTCTGCCACTAACGGTAGGCATAAGTTTATCATCTTCTGTAAAATCTTGAAGAATTCCAGATATATAGGCACAATTAATAGCAGCGGCTTCACTGGTGATATTTTCGTAATTTAAACTTTCCAGCAATGGAGGGAACTTAATATTTTCAGTAATTATTTTTTGATTTTTGGCAAACGGATGAAATGTTTCAAATGTGCCTATAATATAATTGCCTCTGGATATGGGTAAGATAGATAAGTTGTTGTTTTTAAATAATTTAGGTAATTGTGAGCGATGATCGAACTTAGTCATCAACCGAGCTTCACGAAATTCATTAATCTCAAGTGATGAAATTTCAATACAGCTTTCTTCTGAAAGTCTCTCCAGAATTTTATATTTTTCAAATATTTTTATCCAGGCACTTTCGTTTTTCGATTCATTCATAATTTCTTATTAAAACTTCATCAATTTCTCCTCTTTTTTCACCTTTGGAATTGATTGAGCGACTGGCTTTAACCGTAAATTGGAAATAATCTTTATATAAATCCTTTATAAATTCTGAAGAAGAGTTGGAAAGCAAAAACTTGATATGTCTTGAATTTAGTTCGTCACAAGCTTCTTTAAGTCTTATCTGATCGGTTTTATTCCATCCTCCCTGAACGTAGCCTGTAAAATTTGAGCTTTCAGATATTGGATGATAAGGAGGATCTAAATAAATAAATGATTTTGGACTTGCTGATTTTAATATGCTTTCATAATCTGAATTTTTTAATAAAATTTCATTTTCATTTAAAAATTGGCTGACTGCTTTCAGAACGGATTCATTTATTATAGTAGGATTTTTATATTTCCCAAAGGGAGTATTGAACTTACCTGCATTGTTTACTCTATACAATCCGTTATAGCAAGTTTTATTCAAATAAATAAAACGGGAAGCTCTTTGGACATCGGTTAAATTTTTGTATTCCTCCGTACGATCTAGGTTTCGTATGGAATAAAAGTATTCAGAAGTGTTTTCATGTTTTGCTAAATCTTTTATCAAAGAAGTAAAATGATTTTTTACCACTTTATATACGTTGATTAGTTCGGTGTTGGAGTCATTAAGAATTGCTTGATTGGGCTGAAGGTGAAATAAAACGGCTCCTCCGCCGATAAATGGTTCTATATATTGGTAATCGTCTATGTTCTCAGGCATTAAGCTGATGATAGAGGGCATAATTTGCCTTTTTCCTCCCACCCATTTTAAAAATGGTGCAACCAACTTTTCTTTAGCCATCAAATATGTAATTATAAATTCATTTGCAAGATACTAATAATAATGAGTTTTTTACTAATTTAACCCTTTTACGAATGATTGTTTGCTTATAATCAGTAATTTAAAAAATGAAAATATTTTGTTTTTAATATGTATATTTAACGGAATTTAAAAATAAAACAAATGTCAAAAATACATATAGTTTGTTATCCAAATTGCAGTACTTGTAAAAAAGCATTAAAATGGTTAGATGAACATAATTTGGAATTTGAAGAAAGAAATATTGCAATTCAAAATCCTTCGGAAAGTGAATTAAAAAGCTGGAAGGAAAAAAGTAATTATCCTTTATCGAAATTCTTTAATACTTCAGGAAAAGTATATAAAGAACTAAATCTGAAGGATAAAGTAAAAGAGGCGAAAGATGAAGAACTATATTCTTTACTGGCAAGTAATGGAATGTTGGTGAAGAGACCTTTGCTAGTTACAGATTCTTTTGTTTTAGTAGGATTTAAGCCTGAGGAGTGGGAAGATAAGTTGTTGTAGTTTTTTTATTATTGTAAAAACATCGTAAAAATCTTATTATTATTCTTAGGCCTTGTAGAAAAAAGCGTTTATTAGTATTAGATCGTTTAATTTCAATATATTTGTTGATTCTAATTATTAAATATCATGATTTTATTCTTTTCAGGCCAATTTAGATATTTAAAAGTGATTTTTATTTTAAGTACTTGTTCTTTGTTAACTTCGTGTTTTGAAATTTTGGAGGAGGTAGATATGAATCCTGACGGAAGTGGAAAAATGTCCTTAACCATTAATTTGAGCCAGAGTAAAAATAAAGTTTCTTCAATTATGCTTCTTGATAGCATAAACGGACATAAAATTCCTAAAAAGAAAGATATACAAAAAAATTTAGAAGATTTATCAGCAAAACTAAAAAAAATCAAAGGTATCAGTAAAGTTACTTATCATACGGATTATACTCAGTTTATTGCAACTGTAAGTTTTAATTTTGATCACGTTTCAATTCTTAACAAGGCAAGTAAAGAAATTTTTACAGCATACAAATTAAAAGTAGATGAGGTTCCTGCATACAGTTATCAGACGTCAAAAAAAATATTTAAATACGAATATAATAATGCAAGTGCAAAAACAGCTTTTAATAAATTAAAAAAAGATGATAAGGAAATTTTTAAAAATGCAACATATACAAGTATTTACAGATTTCCTTATACTGTACAGCAAATAAAAAACACAAAATCTACTCTTTCAAAGAGTAAAAAATCAGTAATGCAGAAAACATCCATTTTGCATCTGATAAATAATACGGCCAATATTTCAAACCAAATACAATTAGTACCCTGATGAAATTTATATTTACAACATTAATTCTATCGTTTTTCATGGTTCTTTCAGCACAGGAAGAATTAGTTTATAAAATACCTAGAGATGCTTCTATAGTCATTCATGCCAAAGGAAATAAATTTTTAGAACACATTAGTCTGGAAGATTTTAATAAAACCCGTATGGGAGGCGTGCTTCTCAACCAATTTTTTAAAAAAGAGAAAGAAGATAAAGATATAAGAGATACAGGTATCGACTTTTCTGCAGATATGTATTTTTATCAACAAATTAATGATAGTATTATCTTTAACTGTTATCTGGTTTCATTGGATAATGCTTTAAAATTTGACCGGCTAATACAGCAAAAAGAAGATATAAATAAAAAAATAAAACTCAATAATGGATCTAAAGAATTTTATGAATCAGGTCAGTATTTAATTTGGGATACCAAAAAGCTTTTGTTAGTTTATGGTGAATTAAATGATGAGTATTTAAGAAAAGATACGATTATTGCTAAACGTTATGGATTGACAGAAAAATCAAGCTACGATTTTTATTATCCGGAAGATTCAATTGTTTTAAAAAAATATGATTATAACGAAGATTTTTCAGATATAGCGGTTGCAGCAGACTCAGCAATAGTTTCCTCTGATAATTATGATCGCTATTCTGATGTAGATACTATAGCTGTTCACTCTGAGTATGATGAACAAACTGATGATGATGATTTTGAAGATTCGCCTGTTGAATATGATAATTATGAAGAAAGGGAATATTATGATGAAAAGGCTTATGATAAATATCAGGCATCTCAAGATAGTATCAAAAATGAAATATTAAAGAATTGGATGTATTCTTATGGGGAATCTATTTTTAGAAGGACTAAAGCACAACCTTCAATCATGGAAAATGAAGAATATAGAAAAAGTATTGATAAGGATGCGGCTGTAACTTACTTTGTGAATATGTCAAGACCTTGGAGTCTTCTTCAATCTAATAAATTCATTTACTCAAAGCTGTATTATTATTATAACATATCATTGCTTACAAATGTTTTAAGTAAAAATGTTTCAGGCTCATTAAACATGGATAAAAATGCTATACGGTTAAAATATAATTTTGAGCTTTACGATAAAGATGTAGAAATGTACAAGCAACTTTATAACCATAAACTAAACAAAAAATTTTATAAATATATTGATTCTGACGAAGTGGTTGGTTATATGAGTTCGGCAATAAATACTCAGAAACTATTAGAATTATATCCTAAATTTATGGCTCGTATTTATGGAGAAGTCTTTAAAGAAAATAAAGATGAAATAAATCTTTTTGCTGAATTATTTTCTTTGTTTTTAGATGAAAAATCTGTTGCTGAAGTTATTAAAGGTGATGCTCTCTTTTTATTAAAGGGTTTTACTGCTAAAGAACACTCGTATAAAACGTATGACTATGATGAAGACTATAATGCAACTGAAGTGGAAAAAGTAAAAACATATAATGTGCCGGATTTCTTATTTATGGCTTCATCAGATAATCCGCGGATTATTTACTCGATATTAAATTACGGTATTAAAAAAGGTACAGTTAATGTAGAAGATGGTATCTATCATATACACCATACCAATATAGAGCCGGTGTCATTTTATATGTTTATAAAAGAGAATGAAAATATTGTATTTGTTGGATCATCAAAAGATGAATTGTTAAAAATCAAAACAAATACATTCAAAGCAAATCTTGATAAAAAGGATAAAATAAATCTTACTTCTAATAAATTTAATTTCAATTTTAAACCCTACAGGCTAGTTGGAAAATTACCTAAAAGCGGATTTGATAATATTGAGGAATTCATAAAAATGAGAAACCTATTCGGAGCTATGGGCGAAATTAATGGTAAAGATGAAGGGGTAAAAGGAAATTCAGTTGTAGGAGAATATAATTTCAGCACTACTGAGGAAGATAAAAATTCATTGAAATACTTTTTAAAATTGTCGGAAATGTTAACCGATATGTAAAAATGAAAAAAATTATTTACCTGATATGCACAGCCTTCTTTTCACTAATTATTCTTTTATGTGGATATTTTTGGTATCAGAAAAAACAATCACAGAATATTTTAGTTTATAACGAGACAAAAACTCTGATCAAGCTGGATACTTATCGATTAGTGAAAAAATTTATCAGTAATCAGAGGTATTTACCTGATTCTCTTACTAATGTAAATTCACTAATAGGAACAGTCGACATACCGGCGGATATTTTTCTTTTTACAGTGGATGGAAAAAAAGAAACCACCATATTCGGATCTCTCAACATAAAAGATTATAAATTATTTCACAAATATGTGACTACACATCTGGACTTAGAAAATGATAAGGATTTATCATCATTATATTCAAGTAAAGATAGAAAGTGGAAATTATTATATAACAAGAATACCGTTGTATTTGCATATTCAGCTACAAAGGAAAAAGTTTCGGATATCTTAAAAGAGTTAATTTTAAAAAAAAATACAGTAAAAATTAAAGAAAGTCCTTTCAAAAATATACTAAATAAAAAAGGTGAAATAGTTTTTTATAATTTAAGCAGTGAAGGAAGCATTCATTGGAAAGATTCAGCTATAAAAGGAGAAATTAAAATAAATTCTCATAAATTTAGTGTTTCAAAACCAATTAAAGCACCTGTATTTAGTAAAGATAATTTTGTTTCTTTATGGCTAAATGCCGATATAAGTTCTTATGCTTCCCATAAGTCTTTTAAAATTGGGGAATATAGATTAAATACAGATAGTATTTTACCTTATTTTAAAAATGAAGTTCAGGTTGAGATTAAAGAGCCTGTACAGCAGAAAGAACAGCAAATTTCTTATGAGTATGACGATAACTTTGAAAAAGTAGAAGTAATCAAAGAAAAAATTAATTTTGTTCCGGGATTTAATGTTAAAATTAAATCAGATGCCTATGGTTTAAAAACGTATCTGACACATGAAAATATTTTGCTGAAAAATGGTGAAATAAGTAGGGAGTTTTTTCCTTTGTTTAAAATAGAAGCTCAAAGTGAGCCTGATTATTTGGTTTTAAGCACAGTAAATAATGCTGTATTTGCCCCTAAAATAAGTTCTGACGTGATCTTTTATATGAAAGTTAATTTTGACAAAATGAGAACTCAAAAGGAATTTTCAGATTACAAAGCATATATGAAAAATTTGAAACGTTTGGAAATTATTACTCATTATATGAAAGAAAATAAGTTACTGGTTAACTTTTCTATAGAATCTGAAAATAATGATGTATTTTTTTTAATATCCTGGCTTTCATTAATCAGCAAATAATTTTTTAATTAATTTTTTTTATCAGTAATTACCATATCAGCTTTTTTGTAATAAAATAGCTCAGTTTTTGTTATAACTAAATTAAATTTTAATTATAAATCTTAAAGGTATGATTACTAATTTAAAATTATTTATCGGAACTATTATTTTCTGCCTTTTGTTTACAGGATGTACAGGAAGTAAAAAACATGCTATCAAATCCGGTTCTGAAACAGCTGAAAATAGGATTAATCCATATTTTTCAAGAACAGATACCCAACAAATTAATGTAAGTAATGCTCAATGGAAAAAGATTTTAAATCCTGAATTATACAAAGTTGCACGTTTAGGTGACACGGAAGTTCCGTTTACGGGTAAATATAATGATTTTAAAGGGTTAGGTATATACTATTGTGCAGTATGTGGAAATCAGCTTTTTCGTTCAGATTCTAAATTTTCATCTACTTGTGGCTGGCCCTCTTTTTTCGAACCTTCTCGCAAAAATAGTGTTGTATATAAGCAGGATACAAGTTATGGGATGGTGAGGGAGGAAGTTTTATGCGGAAGGTGTAAATCTCATTTAGGCCATGTTTTCGATGATGGACCTGAACCTACCGGGAAAAGATATTGTATGAATTCTATTTGTCTTGATTTTGTACCCGATTGATACAATGATTACTTAGAGTATGGCCTAATTATTGAAAATGTATTATATAAGTAATATAAATATGAAAAGATTAGTTGTTATAGTTTTGTTTTTCCTAGGATTTCTGGGAATGACAGCTCAGGAAAAAAAAGAGTTGGACATGGGAGATTTTTCCATAGTAAAAGTCTTTGACAGGATATCTGCTGATATTATAGCTTCCGATGAAAATAAGGTAGTGATTACTGGTTTAAAAAGAGAAGATGTAGATGTGGTGAATAAAAACGGAGAATTAAAAGTAAGAATGAAAACTACCAAACTTTTAGCAGGAGATGATGTAAAAGTAAAGATTTATTATCAGGGAGAAATTAGTAGTGCGCAGGCCAGTGAGGGAGCAGTAGTGAAAGTAGTGGATAAAATATCTTCTTCTTCAGTTTTTTTAAATGCTAAAGAAGGAGCTATGGTCAGTGCTGAAGTTGAAACTTCTAAATTAGAAGCAAGAGTCAATTCCGGAGGAATTATTAATGTTTCAGGTCATGCTGATGAGCAGGATGTAGTCATTACTTCCGGAGGTAAGTATAATGGAAAAGATCTGGATTCTGAAAATGCATCAGTAGCAATTAATGCAGGAGGGAATGCGATGATTACGGCAACTGAAAAAGTTAATGCTAAAACCCGTGCAGGAGGTGTAATAGATATATACGGCAAACCTGAAGTAAGCCAGCAGACTTTAGCCGGTGGAAAAATTATTAAACATTAATTGTTTAATTTTTTTGTTAATAAAAAGCCTGATAAATTTCATTTTATAAAGAAAATCTATCAGGTTTTTCATTTTGTAATAAAAAAAATTAGTAAATTTGTATCCTTTTCAATAGAATTGGAATATTAGTTTAATTAGTTTAGTTTAGATTGTAGCAAAGGTCATTTCTTTTGCTGCAATTTTTTTTATTTTACTTCCAAAGATTTACGTATTCTGCTTAATGTTTCTGAAGCTATTACTCTGGTTTTTTCTGCACCTTCCAAAAGAATATTTTCTAAAAGATCTAAATTATCCATGTAATAATTGTATTTTTCTCTTGCTTCAGCAAATTCTCTGAGAATTATTTCCAATAACTCTTTTTTTGCATGTCCGTAACCATAACCACCAGCAAGGTAGTTTTTTCTCATAGTTTCAGTTTCATCTTTGCTGGCAATTAACTTATATATAGCAAATGCATTACAAGTATCCGGATTTTTAGGTTCTTCCAAAGGTGTTGAGTCTGTAACTATGGACATAATCTGTTTTTTTAACTCTTTTTCGGGAGCAAAAATCTGAATTGTATTTCCTCTTGACTTACTCATTTTGTTTCCATCAGTTCCGGGCACGTACATGGTGTTTTCCTGCAATTTTGATTCTGGCAGTACTAAAACTTCTCCGTGTATATGATTAAATCTTTGAGCTACATCTCGTGTCATTTCCAAATGTTGAAGTTGATCTTTTCCCACAGGAACAATGTTTGCATCATATAAAAGTATATCTGCTGCCATCAGCATAGGGTAGGTAAATAAACCGGCATTTACATCCTCCAATCTATCAGCTTTATCTTTAAAACCATGGGCTAATGCCAGACGGCTGTAAGGAAAATAACAAAGCAGGTACCACATAAGCTCAGTGACTTCAGGAATATCGGACTGACGATAAAAAAAGGTTTTAGAAGTATCTAATCCACAGGCAAGCCAGGTTGCTGCAATTTCATAAGTATTTTGCTTTAATATTTTTGAATCTTTGATTTGAGTCATTGAATGAAGATTCGCAATAAAGAAAAAAGACTCGTTATTAGGGTCTTTGCTTAATTTTACTGCGGGCAAAATAGCACCTAATAAATTTCCTAAATGAGGTGTGCCTGTACTTTGTATTCCTGTTAAAACTCTCATAAATGTATTTTAATGAAGTGCAAATTTACATTAATAGAAAGTCTTGGTAAAATTTAAGGAAAAAAATATGAGGAAATAATTTAAATTATTTCCTCATTTATGATATAAAGCTTTATATATTTTATTATTTAAACCATTCTTTAGGGAATACGCCTGGCTTGAAAAAATAAGCAAAGGCAAGTATTATTGCACCTACAGTTATGGATGAATCTGCAACATTAAATATATAGTTAAAAAATTGAATACGATCACCTCCCCATATTGGAACCCATTCGGGAAGGATACTGTCTATAAGCGGAAATCTGAACATATCGACAACACAACCTCCGAATAACGGAGCGTAGCCTTCAAAATTAAGTTTTGAAATTCCCGAATATCCGTCCCAAACCTGAAAAGCAGAATCGTACGTAGTGCCGGTGTCAAAAATAATTCCGTAGAATATGCTATCAATTAAATTACCGATTGCGCCCGCAAATATAAGTCCTGCAGGTATAATAAATAACCAGGAAGTTGCTTTTTTAGACCATTTATTAATATAAAAAGCCATAAAAGCAATTAAAACCAGTCGTAATAAGCTCAATCCTATCTTGCCTAAAAACCCGCCCAATTGTACTCCGTATGCCATTCCGGGATTTTCAACATAAGTAAGGTAGAACCAGTCGAAAACCTTTACTTCTTCATGTAAATGAAAATGAGTTTTTATATAAATTTTGGATATCTGATCAATGAGCAGGATAAGAAAGGTTATACCTAGGACTTTTTTCATTTTTAGTATTGCTTATTTTTAGCTTCAATACTCAAAGTAGCATGAGGCACAGCTTTTAATCGTTCTTTACCTATAAGTTTACCTGTCACACGACAAATACCATAAGTTTTATTTTCTATTCTTACCAGTGCATTTCTTAAATCACGGATAAACTTTTCCTGACGGGATGCTAGTTGAGCATTACTTTCTTTACTCATAGTTTCAGAACCCTCTTCAAAAGCTTTGAATGTAGGAGAGGTATCATCAGTTCCATTATTTAAATCGTTTACAAAAGCCTCTTTTAACATGGATAAATCATTTTCTGCTTTCTCAATTTTATCCAAGATAATTGCTTTGAACTCTTCCAGCTCTTCGTCCGAGTATCTTAATCTGTCTTCTGCCATAGTTTTACATTTTTTTTAAGGATAGGTTAATAATAATATTGTCAATATCCAGCTCAGTTCCATCTGTGATGTTATCAGA contains these protein-coding regions:
- the msrB gene encoding peptide-methionine (R)-S-oxide reductase MsrB; the protein is MITNLKLFIGTIIFCLLFTGCTGSKKHAIKSGSETAENRINPYFSRTDTQQINVSNAQWKKILNPELYKVARLGDTEVPFTGKYNDFKGLGIYYCAVCGNQLFRSDSKFSSTCGWPSFFEPSRKNSVVYKQDTSYGMVREEVLCGRCKSHLGHVFDDGPEPTGKRYCMNSICLDFVPD
- a CDS encoding head GIN domain-containing protein, with amino-acid sequence MKRLVVIVLFFLGFLGMTAQEKKELDMGDFSIVKVFDRISADIIASDENKVVITGLKREDVDVVNKNGELKVRMKTTKLLAGDDVKVKIYYQGEISSAQASEGAVVKVVDKISSSSVFLNAKEGAMVSAEVETSKLEARVNSGGIINVSGHADEQDVVITSGGKYNGKDLDSENASVAINAGGNAMITATEKVNAKTRAGGVIDIYGKPEVSQQTLAGGKIIKH
- the trpS gene encoding tryptophan--tRNA ligase produces the protein MRVLTGIQSTGTPHLGNLLGAILPAVKLSKDPNNESFFFIANLHSMTQIKDSKILKQNTYEIAATWLACGLDTSKTFFYRQSDIPEVTELMWYLLCYFPYSRLALAHGFKDKADRLEDVNAGLFTYPMLMAADILLYDANIVPVGKDQLQHLEMTRDVAQRFNHIHGEVLVLPESKLQENTMYVPGTDGNKMSKSRGNTIQIFAPEKELKKQIMSIVTDSTPLEEPKNPDTCNAFAIYKLIASKDETETMRKNYLAGGYGYGHAKKELLEIILREFAEAREKYNYYMDNLDLLENILLEGAEKTRVIASETLSRIRKSLEVK
- a CDS encoding lipoprotein signal peptidase produces the protein MKKVLGITFLILLIDQISKIYIKTHFHLHEEVKVFDWFYLTYVENPGMAYGVQLGGFLGKIGLSLLRLVLIAFMAFYINKWSKKATSWLFIIPAGLIFAGAIGNLIDSIFYGIIFDTGTTYDSAFQVWDGYSGISKLNFEGYAPLFGGCVVDMFRFPLIDSILPEWVPIWGGDRIQFFNYIFNVADSSITVGAIILAFAYFFKPGVFPKEWFK
- a CDS encoding TraR/DksA family transcriptional regulator, with product MAEDRLRYSDEELEEFKAIILDKIEKAENDLSMLKEAFVNDLNNGTDDTSPTFKAFEEGSETMSKESNAQLASRQEKFIRDLRNALVRIENKTYGICRVTGKLIGKERLKAVPHATLSIEAKNKQY